The sequence GGGCCATCGGCCCCGAGACGCCCCATTCCAGCACGTCCTCGCGCGTCAGCACGCCGATGCCCTCGGTGCGCAGCCGCCAGATGCGGTTGTTGGTGAGCAACTGCTCGTACTCGTCGACCTTTTTCAGGAAGATGCGGCAGAATTCGTGGCACTTCTCGACCCACCCCGCGGGCAGGTCGTGACTGACGCCGCCGATGCGCGGGTAGGATACCGTCATGCGCTGGCCGCTGATTTCCTCGAACAGCTCGTAGATGAATTCGCGCTCGCGGAAGGTGTAGAGGAATACCGTCACCGCGCCGATGTCCGCCGCGTGGCTGCCCAGCCAGATCATATGGCCGCCGATGCGCGAGAGTTCGGCGCAAATGACGCGAATCACCCGGGCGCGCTCGGGGATTTGATCTTCGATGCCCAGCAGGCGCTCGACCGCCCACACATAGCCGAGGTTGCAGCTCATGCAGGCGGTGTAGTCGAGGCGGTCGGTCAAGGGGATGATCTGGTGGTAGCTCATGCCTTCGGCCAGCTTTTCGATGCCGCGGTGCAGGTAGCCCAGCACGGGCCGCGCTTCCACGACCCGCTCGCCGTCGAGGGTCAGGATGATCTGCAGGACGCCGTGGGTCGACGGGTGTTGCGGACCCATGTTCAGCGTCATGTAGCGCGGTTCGCCCATCCCTATTCCTCGTACCCTTCGGTCGGAAAATCCTTGCGCAAGGGGTGAAAATCGGCGTCGTCGGCCAGGAATATGCGCCGCAAATCCGGGTGGCCGTCAAAATGGATTCCGAACATGTCGTAGGTCTCGCGCTCGTGCCAATCGGCCGCCCGCCAGACCGCGGCCAGGCTGGGCACGGTGGGCGGCGTGCCCGTCGCGCGGACTTTTACCGCCACGTGGGCGCCGGGGTCGAGCCGGGCCAGCAGTGCCGTGACCTCGAAGGGGGCCTCGTCGTCGGGAAAATGCGTTCCGAAAACCTGCACGAGAATCTCGAAGCCGAAGGCGGGATCGCGCCGCAGAGTATGGACGGCTTCGAGGTAGCTTTCGGGCGTGACGCGCAGCATGGGCCGGCCGGCCAGATCGCGTTCGACGAGCTGGTCGCCGAAGCGGGTCGCCAATTGCTCGGCTAGCTGGTCGTTGATGTCCGCGCGCGTTGCCATAGCCGCCTCAGGTTCGGTGTTTGATCGAGTCGGTTCGCAGCTTCTTCTGCAGTTCCAAAATTCCGTACAACAATGCCTCGGGGCGCGGGGGACAGCCGGGGATGAACACGTCCACCGGCACGATGCGGTCCACACCC comes from Candidatus Lernaella stagnicola and encodes:
- the nuoD gene encoding NADH dehydrogenase (quinone) subunit D; this encodes MGEPRYMTLNMGPQHPSTHGVLQIILTLDGERVVEARPVLGYLHRGIEKLAEGMSYHQIIPLTDRLDYTACMSCNLGYVWAVERLLGIEDQIPERARVIRVICAELSRIGGHMIWLGSHAADIGAVTVFLYTFREREFIYELFEEISGQRMTVSYPRIGGVSHDLPAGWVEKCHEFCRIFLKKVDEYEQLLTNNRIWRLRTEGIGVLTREDVLEWGVSGPMARGSGIAYDLRKVMPYGDYDQYDFEVPTQEAGDTFARYVVRIAELRQSVRIIRQGLERLADGPIMADIPTITPPPKADLGERIEQLIHHFHLVVEGFNAPAGEVYFASEAPKGELGFTLVADGGPHPHRCAIRVPSFANLHSIVKMAPGHYLADMVALIGTIDICLADIDK
- a CDS encoding NADH-quinone oxidoreductase subunit C, with amino-acid sequence MATRADINDQLAEQLATRFGDQLVERDLAGRPMLRVTPESYLEAVHTLRRDPAFGFEILVQVFGTHFPDDEAPFEVTALLARLDPGAHVAVKVRATGTPPTVPSLAAVWRAADWHERETYDMFGIHFDGHPDLRRIFLADDADFHPLRKDFPTEGYEE